A region of Hydrogenimonas cancrithermarum DNA encodes the following proteins:
- the sfsA gene encoding DNA/RNA nuclease SfsA has product MPEIGDILYDLSTLGEPVTGQFSHRLNRFVALAEVAGEKVRVHVADTGRLEEILTPGRTLWLLKNRPGMKTAYTLLAARMEEGWVLVNTRLHAPVARRAIELGVLGFVPHTVRNEVRFGDSRFDYLADDTFVELKGCSLVQRSHCRFPNAPTTRGVRHLRELMAAKAAGHGAILLIMALRPCDCFEPHPERDEAFRHTFYEALENGVEFRGFFVRIENRQLLYDGELRQCETDRPIPV; this is encoded by the coding sequence ATGCCCGAAATCGGCGACATTTTATACGACCTTTCGACCCTGGGCGAACCGGTAACGGGACAATTTTCGCACAGACTCAACCGCTTCGTCGCCCTGGCGGAGGTGGCGGGTGAAAAAGTACGGGTCCACGTGGCCGACACGGGCCGGCTCGAAGAGATCCTTACCCCCGGCAGAACGTTGTGGCTGCTGAAGAACCGTCCCGGCATGAAGACCGCCTACACCCTGCTGGCGGCGCGGATGGAAGAGGGATGGGTACTCGTAAACACGCGCCTGCACGCACCTGTCGCCCGTCGGGCCATCGAACTGGGGGTATTGGGGTTCGTCCCCCATACGGTGCGCAACGAGGTGCGCTTCGGCGACAGCCGCTTCGACTACCTGGCCGACGATACCTTCGTGGAGCTCAAAGGGTGCTCTTTGGTGCAGCGAAGCCACTGCCGCTTCCCCAACGCCCCTACCACCCGGGGCGTCAGGCATCTGCGAGAGCTCATGGCCGCCAAAGCGGCGGGCCACGGCGCGATACTGCTCATCATGGCGCTGCGCCCCTGCGACTGCTTCGAGCCCCATCCCGAGCGGGACGAAGCATTTCGGCACACCTTTTACGAAGCGCTCGAAAACGGCGTGGAGTTTCGTGGATTTTTCGTTCGGATCGAAAACAGGCAACTGCTTTACGACGGTGAACTGAGGCAATGCGAAACGGATCGCCCTATCCCTGTTTAA
- a CDS encoding uracil-DNA glycosylase family protein has protein sequence MTEKERHPFKPYVPENATKLIIGTIPPPRFAKKELSESDVNFYYGSEDNNFWDIIGEIAGVDFKKENSIQEIEKRKNFLEKNSIGICDIVLKTNRRKPDSASDKDLIDIDHLNIINEILAEYPKIDTLLYTSDCVKTQMTQLLKEVYGREICHNKVKTVILDEKKEKNLKINNNVYKVFILYSPSPSANRRVSPQQRKEQYKKYLDI, from the coding sequence ATGACTGAAAAAGAGAGACATCCATTCAAACCGTACGTTCCAGAGAATGCAACCAAATTGATTATAGGTACTATACCGCCTCCAAGGTTTGCAAAAAAAGAATTATCAGAAAGCGATGTAAATTTCTATTATGGAAGCGAAGACAATAATTTTTGGGATATAATCGGCGAAATTGCTGGAGTTGATTTCAAAAAGGAAAACTCTATTCAAGAGATAGAAAAAAGAAAAAACTTTTTAGAAAAAAACAGTATTGGCATATGTGATATTGTGCTGAAAACAAATAGAAGAAAACCTGATTCTGCATCAGACAAAGACTTGATTGATATTGATCATTTAAATATTATTAATGAAATATTAGCTGAATACCCAAAAATTGACACCCTCTTGTACACTAGTGATTGTGTAAAAACACAAATGACTCAACTTTTAAAAGAAGTATATGGAAGAGAAATTTGCCACAATAAGGTAAAAACAGTTATATTGGATGAAAAAAAAGAAAAAAATCTAAAGATAAATAATAATGTATATAAAGTATTTATATTATATTCGCCATCTCCCAGTGCAAATCGTCGTGTTTCTCCTCAACAAAGAAAAGAACAATACAAAAAGTATCTAGATATATAA
- a CDS encoding DmsC/YnfH family molybdoenzyme membrane anchor subunit, which produces MSEAKSAIDSFLDHKAETGMQCGNYSIDIPELKPGQQYRFHFDMTACVGCHCCEVACNEQNNNPADIKWRRVGEMETGHFPEVLQLFNSMSCNHCIDPECLKGCPTNSYIKLDNGIVFHEDETCIGCQYCTWNCPYEVPVFHKERGIVTKCHMCVDKLEAGQTPACVQACPAGAIEIEVVDTEEWLREGMAKEGVAPHLPDISITKPTTRYTLPDIPEGEEIRPADEHLLKPAHPELPLVFMTVLTQMSVGGFVALFLGELIHLLGLDLPAPNLWMVIAVLLPAAVGLPLSALHLGRPILAITAMKNLKTSWLSREAAALGAYAGGVTFLVGIYALGAPGWLKLIVEIPILALGIYGIYAQSKIYRIKARPAWDRKSTTFRFFGTGYLGFLLVAVVLATTGEARSVLALLAPTLMLGLYQMHLIYEETVFYKYLEREHPLYYPLSRTKRLLEEYFGNLKKFRLASLALFAIGLPMVSIVFAAANMGIAAAFILAIAFVGATVSELAGRYLFYRTVVPLGLAGNFFAGNQRH; this is translated from the coding sequence ATGAGCGAAGCGAAAAGTGCGATCGACAGCTTTTTGGATCACAAAGCCGAAACGGGGATGCAGTGCGGCAACTACAGCATTGACATTCCCGAGTTGAAACCGGGCCAACAGTACCGTTTCCATTTCGACATGACGGCGTGTGTGGGATGCCACTGCTGCGAGGTGGCCTGCAACGAGCAGAACAACAACCCCGCCGATATCAAGTGGCGCCGCGTCGGGGAGATGGAGACGGGGCATTTCCCCGAGGTTCTGCAGCTCTTCAACTCGATGAGCTGCAACCACTGCATCGACCCTGAATGTCTGAAGGGGTGTCCCACCAACAGCTACATCAAACTCGACAACGGCATCGTTTTTCATGAAGACGAAACCTGCATCGGCTGTCAGTACTGTACCTGGAACTGTCCTTACGAAGTACCCGTTTTTCATAAAGAGCGTGGCATCGTCACCAAATGCCACATGTGTGTCGACAAACTGGAAGCCGGCCAGACCCCAGCATGTGTGCAGGCATGCCCAGCCGGTGCCATCGAGATCGAAGTGGTCGACACGGAGGAGTGGCTGAGAGAGGGAATGGCCAAAGAGGGAGTGGCGCCGCATCTGCCCGATATCTCCATCACCAAACCGACGACGCGCTATACGCTGCCCGACATTCCCGAAGGCGAGGAGATCCGCCCGGCGGACGAGCATCTTCTCAAACCGGCCCATCCTGAACTTCCGCTAGTTTTCATGACGGTCTTGACGCAGATGTCGGTGGGCGGATTCGTCGCACTCTTTCTGGGCGAGCTGATCCATCTGCTGGGCCTCGACCTTCCTGCACCGAATCTTTGGATGGTGATCGCCGTACTGCTTCCTGCCGCGGTGGGGCTGCCGCTTTCCGCACTGCATTTGGGGCGTCCGATTCTGGCGATTACGGCAATGAAAAACCTCAAAACATCCTGGCTCAGCCGCGAAGCGGCGGCACTGGGGGCCTATGCTGGAGGCGTGACGTTTTTGGTGGGAATCTATGCACTCGGAGCACCGGGGTGGCTGAAGTTGATCGTCGAGATTCCGATACTCGCGCTCGGCATCTACGGCATCTACGCCCAGTCGAAAATCTATCGTATCAAAGCGCGTCCGGCGTGGGATAGAAAGTCTACGACGTTTCGCTTTTTCGGAACGGGGTATCTCGGGTTCTTGCTTGTCGCGGTCGTTCTTGCGACGACGGGTGAGGCGCGCAGCGTGTTGGCACTGCTGGCACCTACGCTGATGCTGGGGCTCTACCAGATGCACTTGATCTACGAAGAGACCGTTTTTTACAAGTATCTGGAGAGGGAGCATCCGCTCTACTATCCGCTCAGCCGTACCAAACGGTTGCTGGAAGAGTATTTCGGTAATCTGAAGAAATTTCGCCTGGCGAGCCTGGCGCTCTTCGCGATCGGCCTGCCGATGGTATCGATCGTATTCGCTGCGGCCAATATGGGGATCGCCGCGGCCTTTATACTTGCAATTGCCTTTGTCGGGGCAACGGTGAGTGAATTGGCCGGCCGGTATCTCTTTTATCGAACGGTGGTGCCGCTCGGACTTGCTGGGAACTTTTTCGCGGGGAATCAGCGCCATTGA
- a CDS encoding type II toxin-antitoxin system PemK/MazF family toxin: MIQQGEIYLVDFGKKHHSELGKVRPAVVVQNDFFNRALQESLFHSVIVIPLTTDDILTQYKITIPKRDKLQKPSYIITTWVCSVDIDRFDLDTGVLTRLSGEEMVALKERFCEML, from the coding sequence ATGATCCAGCAAGGAGAAATTTACCTGGTCGATTTTGGCAAAAAGCACCATTCCGAACTGGGCAAGGTACGACCTGCCGTCGTGGTGCAGAACGACTTTTTCAACAGAGCTTTGCAAGAGAGTCTCTTTCATTCCGTCATCGTTATTCCGTTGACGACCGACGACATCCTGACCCAGTACAAAATCACCATACCCAAACGGGACAAACTTCAAAAACCGAGCTACATTATCACGACATGGGTGTGTAGTGTGGATATCGACCGATTTGATTTGGATACCGGCGTATTGACCCGGCTAAGTGGGGAAGAGATGGTGGCGTTGAAAGAACGATTCTGTGAGATGTTGTAA
- a CDS encoding GNAT family N-acetyltransferase, which produces MGEIIYQLHDAILANFEVDEYVLTIDLSYSVKKSNILTFIGSEVCRSNQFGLVIANEYIDNYHAMLSLSFLHHKLEFFIDAFNNNEKEKENIPESLMDVLDHLEFDIPGKNLKSRDKYDAQKLISWAKACHIGENTLPYSEKELLNLEILNLSGFQLNFIPKQIRVLKNLKKLYLANNHLSALPLEIFSLQNLEVLWVQENKLAYLSNEINRLANLKELVLYDNNIQKLPVQMNLQSLEFVALHRNRLSQKEINRFLATLPNKIDVSTYEQKTILPFYIEPLSFLTLREAEDLRDRVFTDIDEDEKRLLRVSLSPGESKEILETNDIRTLHYWVARENISAKIIGLTGIYTEVEDDQEDCWLGWFCIDDPYRGKSFGEKLLEFSIELAQDMNKKTLYIYTYDIKKHSRAIKMYKAYGFVEHEVQERKYKRDLYFKKKVKKVKKIKSYNDFFRYDTKTKTHKEKQ; this is translated from the coding sequence TTGGGTGAGATCATCTATCAACTTCATGATGCCATATTGGCCAATTTTGAAGTTGATGAATATGTCCTCACTATAGACTTGAGTTACTCGGTAAAAAAGTCGAATATACTTACCTTCATAGGAAGCGAAGTGTGTCGTTCAAATCAGTTTGGACTCGTCATCGCCAATGAATATATAGACAACTATCATGCAATGCTTTCATTGAGTTTTTTGCATCATAAGTTGGAATTTTTCATCGATGCGTTCAACAATAATGAAAAAGAAAAAGAGAATATTCCAGAATCCCTCATGGATGTGCTCGACCATCTTGAATTTGACATTCCGGGGAAAAATCTGAAGTCTCGCGATAAATACGATGCTCAAAAGCTTATCTCCTGGGCTAAAGCGTGTCATATTGGCGAAAATACACTTCCATATTCGGAAAAAGAGTTATTGAATTTGGAAATATTGAACTTAAGTGGTTTTCAGCTGAATTTTATACCAAAACAGATCAGGGTTTTAAAAAACCTCAAAAAACTCTATCTTGCGAACAATCATTTGAGCGCTCTGCCTTTGGAGATATTTTCCCTCCAAAATCTGGAAGTGCTATGGGTGCAGGAAAATAAACTCGCATACCTTTCAAACGAGATAAACCGTCTTGCAAATCTTAAAGAGCTTGTTCTTTATGATAACAACATTCAGAAACTGCCCGTACAGATGAATCTACAATCTTTGGAATTTGTCGCTTTGCATAGAAACCGTTTATCGCAAAAAGAGATAAACAGGTTCTTGGCAACTTTGCCCAACAAGATTGACGTTTCTACTTATGAACAAAAAACCATCTTGCCTTTTTATATCGAGCCCCTCTCATTTTTGACACTTCGGGAAGCGGAAGACTTAAGAGATCGCGTCTTTACGGATATCGATGAAGATGAAAAGAGGCTTTTAAGGGTGAGTCTCTCTCCGGGAGAGAGTAAAGAGATACTTGAAACAAACGATATACGAACCCTGCATTATTGGGTTGCCAGAGAAAACATATCGGCCAAAATCATAGGACTTACCGGAATTTACACCGAGGTTGAAGACGATCAAGAAGATTGCTGGCTTGGCTGGTTTTGCATCGATGACCCATACAGAGGAAAAAGTTTTGGGGAAAAACTCCTGGAATTTTCCATAGAACTGGCACAAGATATGAACAAGAAAACTTTATATATTTACACGTATGACATTAAAAAACACTCAAGAGCGATAAAAATGTACAAAGCATATGGATTTGTGGAGCATGAAGTGCAAGAAAGAAAATATAAACGAGATTTGTACTTTAAAAAAAAGGTTAAAAAAGTGAAAAAAATAAAATCTTATAATGATTTTTTCAGGTATGATACTAAAACAAAAACACACAAGGAAAAGCAATGA
- a CDS encoding cupredoxin domain-containing protein codes for MFQTSIELLKFHWMAYTIYALLIISVIAWFGYNLGRKEKARSWVRIPFYGYIAFLVAGGVGHHIFTYNAIPWVAEDIMRHDIKADREYDISIERHKWKLPEEQMVANMGEKVRFNVRSRDLTYGFGLFRKDGTMVMQMQVVPKHDNDILWTFHECGTFDLTSTEYAGPRQYEKHTGEDLMLVKDALVVHCNDKFASK; via the coding sequence ATGTTTCAGACATCGATCGAACTGTTGAAGTTCCACTGGATGGCCTACACGATCTATGCATTGTTGATCATTTCGGTCATTGCATGGTTCGGCTACAATCTGGGCCGTAAAGAGAAGGCCAGGTCATGGGTACGTATCCCTTTTTATGGATACATCGCCTTTCTGGTCGCCGGCGGGGTGGGGCACCACATCTTCACCTACAACGCCATCCCCTGGGTGGCGGAGGATATCATGCGCCACGACATCAAGGCCGACAGAGAGTACGACATCTCCATCGAACGGCACAAATGGAAGCTCCCAGAAGAGCAGATGGTGGCAAACATGGGTGAGAAGGTCCGCTTCAACGTCCGGAGCAGAGACCTCACCTACGGTTTCGGCCTCTTTCGCAAAGATGGCACGATGGTGATGCAAATGCAGGTGGTTCCCAAGCACGATAACGACATTCTCTGGACTTTTCACGAGTGCGGGACGTTCGACCTCACATCCACCGAGTATGCAGGCCCACGCCAGTACGAAAAACATACGGGCGAAGACCTGATGCTGGTCAAAGATGCCCTCGTTGTCCACTGCAACGACAAATTCGCGAGCAAGTAA
- a CDS encoding zinc ribbon domain-containing protein YjdM, with the protein MQQLPPCPQCGSPYTYEDGDLLVCPECAHEWNPETAPAQEEGLVVKDAHGNVLKDGDAVTVIKDLKVKGASSPIKAGTKIKNIRLVESNDGHNIDCKVPGIGAIKLKQEFVKKA; encoded by the coding sequence ATGCAACAGCTTCCCCCCTGCCCCCAGTGTGGCAGCCCCTATACCTACGAAGACGGCGATCTGCTGGTCTGCCCCGAATGTGCCCATGAATGGAACCCCGAAACCGCACCCGCCCAGGAGGAGGGCCTGGTGGTCAAAGACGCCCACGGCAATGTACTGAAAGATGGCGACGCCGTCACCGTCATCAAAGACCTGAAAGTCAAAGGCGCCTCGAGCCCCATCAAAGCCGGCACCAAGATCAAGAACATCCGTCTCGTCGAAAGCAACGACGGCCACAACATCGACTGCAAAGTCCCCGGTATCGGCGCCATCAAGCTCAAACAGGAGTTCGTCAAAAAAGCGTAA
- a CDS encoding YcxB family protein, whose amino-acid sequence MSESLKLHWDEATFLEGARLAYTYQMRHTWRRYAGWVFIALTQFGVVGAVSHGAPGLLLVSTLLLLYWYGLRWPLRKAALRRFFEKSPFAGETLHIVAEEEGLCINQRCVPWPEFKRVLAAKEGYLLDMEDSFLYIPKNRFENSDTREAFSSLLRNSVEQFQKVEL is encoded by the coding sequence ATGTCTGAGTCGTTGAAACTGCACTGGGACGAGGCGACTTTCCTGGAGGGTGCCAGGCTCGCCTATACTTATCAAATGCGCCATACTTGGCGACGGTATGCGGGGTGGGTCTTTATCGCACTGACGCAGTTCGGGGTGGTAGGCGCGGTCAGCCACGGCGCCCCCGGGTTACTGCTGGTCTCGACACTGCTGCTTCTCTACTGGTACGGGCTGCGCTGGCCTCTACGGAAAGCGGCGTTGAGACGATTTTTCGAAAAGTCGCCGTTTGCCGGAGAGACTCTGCATATCGTTGCGGAAGAAGAGGGTCTTTGTATCAACCAACGATGCGTACCGTGGCCCGAGTTCAAACGCGTATTGGCTGCGAAAGAGGGCTATTTGCTCGATATGGAAGATAGCTTTCTCTATATCCCGAAAAACCGCTTTGAAAACTCCGATACCCGTGAAGCCTTCTCCTCTCTTTTGAGAAACAGCGTGGAACAATTTCAAAAAGTGGAGCTTTAA
- a CDS encoding molybdopterin oxidoreductase family protein has product MIEKLKSMLGLDIKEEKYALIDDPFFGKVAKEKAPDEWVRSTCGYCGVGCGLYIGVKEGDPVYVKGDPDHPVNRGTLCPKGLSEHEMVRAPSRLPGAMIKKNGRFEQVTWDEAFRVTSDAFKEIQAKYGKSAVACISTGQLLTEEFYTLGKFVQLGLETNNYDGNTTLCMASAVMGYKQSFGSDGPPGCYEDFSHAEVIMLIGANIADNHPILKLHIARNKKVRGKKPTIIVVDPRHSKTANMADIYLPIKPRTDLAFINGLCYIIWEQGWMDETFINERTVGYKEFIKDIQKYPPQEVAHITGIDVKRLYEVARFYAGADAAMSAWTMGVNQSAMGTDTVSAIVNLALMTGNLGKPGGSPFSITGQCNAMGTRESGFTSSIPGYRNFASAEDRREYAEIVGVPEELVPTSRGFAYPQIIEAIERGEIKALWVVATNPLVSYPDQPRLRKALAKLEMLVVQDSFMSDTAELADVLFGAATWSEKTGTYTNSERRCNLAKKSVPNYKDSKSDFEIVVEFSKYFDGKYERLFNGWSKPEDAFEEWKKVSKGRLCDYSGMTYEKIEKLGGIQWPCNDEHPEGTPRLYDEGMKTSNAEGKPKFVFADWFPMEENICTAFPLILNTGRTVEQFHTRTKTGTIKILEDLAPEAWVELSPKDAEKLQVKSGDRISLSSPRGRVDDVIVRVTEVVGEGTVFVPFHFNEQLVNRLTQSLFDPKSFEPNYKQTAIQLHSEKVPEGIKLAEEEIAGALGYEKIESEKEMMVVSQKGAGI; this is encoded by the coding sequence ATGATTGAAAAATTGAAATCGATGTTGGGGTTGGATATCAAGGAAGAGAAATATGCCTTGATCGATGATCCCTTTTTCGGCAAAGTGGCAAAAGAGAAGGCGCCTGACGAATGGGTGCGTTCGACCTGTGGCTACTGCGGCGTGGGGTGTGGGCTCTACATCGGCGTCAAAGAGGGGGATCCGGTCTATGTCAAAGGGGACCCGGACCATCCGGTCAACCGCGGGACGCTTTGCCCGAAGGGGCTCAGCGAGCACGAGATGGTGCGCGCGCCCTCGCGGCTTCCTGGCGCGATGATAAAAAAGAACGGCAGATTTGAACAAGTGACTTGGGACGAAGCCTTCAGAGTGACCAGCGATGCGTTCAAAGAGATACAGGCCAAATATGGCAAGAGTGCGGTTGCCTGCATTTCGACAGGACAGCTTCTGACCGAAGAGTTCTATACGCTCGGAAAGTTCGTTCAGCTGGGGCTCGAGACCAACAACTACGACGGCAACACGACGCTCTGTATGGCGAGTGCCGTCATGGGTTACAAGCAGAGTTTCGGAAGTGACGGCCCTCCGGGCTGCTACGAGGATTTCAGCCATGCCGAGGTGATCATGCTGATCGGCGCCAACATTGCCGACAACCATCCGATTCTCAAGCTCCATATCGCCCGGAACAAGAAGGTGCGGGGCAAGAAACCGACGATCATCGTGGTCGACCCGCGCCACTCCAAGACGGCGAATATGGCCGACATCTACCTGCCGATCAAACCGCGTACCGACCTGGCGTTCATCAACGGTTTGTGCTACATCATCTGGGAGCAGGGGTGGATGGACGAGACGTTCATCAACGAGCGGACCGTCGGTTACAAGGAGTTTATAAAAGATATTCAGAAGTACCCGCCGCAGGAGGTGGCGCACATCACCGGCATCGACGTCAAGAGACTCTACGAAGTGGCGAGGTTCTACGCCGGGGCCGATGCGGCGATGAGTGCCTGGACGATGGGAGTCAACCAGTCGGCGATGGGAACCGATACCGTCAGTGCTATCGTCAACCTTGCCCTGATGACCGGCAACCTCGGCAAACCGGGCGGATCGCCGTTTAGTATCACAGGACAGTGCAATGCGATGGGAACGCGCGAGAGCGGCTTTACGAGCTCGATTCCGGGCTACCGCAACTTTGCGAGTGCCGAAGACCGCAGAGAGTATGCCGAAATCGTCGGCGTGCCCGAAGAGCTGGTACCCACAAGCCGCGGCTTTGCCTACCCGCAGATCATCGAAGCGATCGAAAGGGGGGAGATCAAGGCGCTGTGGGTCGTGGCGACCAATCCGTTGGTGAGTTACCCCGATCAGCCCAGGCTTCGAAAAGCGCTCGCGAAGCTCGAGATGCTGGTGGTGCAAGATAGCTTCATGAGCGACACCGCCGAGCTGGCCGACGTACTTTTCGGCGCTGCCACATGGAGTGAAAAAACCGGTACCTACACCAACTCCGAGCGCCGCTGCAACCTCGCCAAAAAGTCGGTGCCCAACTACAAGGATTCCAAAAGCGACTTCGAAATCGTCGTGGAGTTCAGTAAATATTTCGATGGCAAATACGAACGGCTCTTCAATGGCTGGAGCAAACCCGAAGACGCCTTCGAAGAGTGGAAAAAAGTGAGCAAAGGGCGGCTCTGTGACTACAGCGGCATGACTTACGAAAAGATCGAGAAACTGGGCGGGATCCAGTGGCCCTGCAACGACGAGCACCCCGAAGGGACGCCACGCCTTTATGACGAGGGAATGAAGACCAGCAATGCCGAGGGTAAGCCGAAGTTCGTCTTCGCCGACTGGTTTCCGATGGAGGAGAACATTTGCACCGCGTTCCCGCTCATTCTCAACACCGGCCGAACCGTCGAGCAGTTTCATACCCGTACCAAAACCGGTACCATCAAGATTCTCGAAGACTTGGCGCCTGAAGCCTGGGTGGAGCTGAGCCCCAAAGATGCCGAAAAGCTGCAGGTCAAAAGCGGCGACCGCATTTCGCTCAGCTCTCCCCGCGGACGGGTCGACGACGTTATCGTTCGCGTCACCGAGGTTGTCGGAGAGGGGACGGTTTTCGTACCCTTCCACTTCAACGAGCAGCTCGTCAATAGGCTGACGCAGTCGCTCTTCGACCCCAAGTCATTCGAACCCAACTACAAGCAGACAGCCATCCAACTGCACAGCGAAAAGGTGCCCGAGGGCATCAAACTGGCCGAAGAGGAGATCGCGGGGGCGTTGGGGTACGAGAAAATCGAGAGTGAAAAAGAGATGATGGTGGTATCGCAGAAAGGAGCTGGGATTTGA
- a CDS encoding cbb3-type cytochrome c oxidase subunit I: MQTVEKKPFFDQLMNGTNFDADSLSALQKVTLRAVVMSFIFFGLVALEGMIMRMVQTGPANPLPEMFSHPDHYFSIMTVHPIVGIFGSTYQLVFAAFMFLVPYLTKKPLYSVKLANFVWLCITIGTALAWIAGFIWQYAPLYTLYWPLPADTEQFSIVGGFVFVVGVALIMVGTLGFIYNIYATIFARVGVHKNKTTKELLISGFGIDGLMNLIHKLTGKPPYSKEPALSLPVVAIFRGTVDTFLDAIVILGAGILVLVYLIADAGGLSWDVHAVDSLLYKNYFWWGLDLVADGLVLIYVAGSWYLLATIITGQKLFMENVARAALLLELFVSWMVWSHHLLADQPQPEMMKLVSGEMVTAFELLTQGLALFITLVTLWKARPLKMTPELAYLLGGLVGFGLAVPAGIIQADMGLNRVLHNTQWISFAHFHIALIVGLYMTLYSALYVLWPLVTNNTKLFSKKLTWAHFWLYLIGGVGMGAFAGMAGLDGMLRRHLYVDGEFGGLMILAAIFGSMVLIAWFLFLYNIVMSVGLKGLIGIFKPANNDIASYGIEEEPEPAPAAVKA, from the coding sequence ATGCAAACAGTAGAGAAAAAACCGTTTTTCGACCAGTTGATGAACGGCACCAACTTCGATGCCGACAGTCTCAGCGCCCTGCAGAAGGTGACGCTGCGGGCGGTGGTGATGAGTTTCATCTTTTTCGGCCTGGTGGCCCTGGAGGGGATGATCATGCGGATGGTGCAGACCGGCCCCGCCAATCCGCTTCCGGAGATGTTCAGCCATCCCGACCACTACTTTTCGATCATGACAGTGCACCCCATTGTGGGGATATTCGGCTCGACCTATCAATTGGTTTTCGCCGCCTTCATGTTTTTGGTGCCCTACCTGACCAAAAAGCCGCTCTACAGCGTGAAACTTGCCAATTTCGTCTGGCTCTGCATCACGATCGGTACGGCGTTGGCGTGGATCGCCGGGTTTATCTGGCAGTACGCACCCCTCTACACCCTCTACTGGCCGCTGCCTGCGGATACCGAACAGTTCAGTATCGTCGGCGGTTTCGTATTCGTCGTCGGGGTGGCGTTGATCATGGTGGGGACGCTGGGGTTCATCTACAACATCTACGCCACGATCTTCGCCCGTGTCGGCGTGCATAAGAACAAGACGACCAAAGAGCTGCTCATCTCCGGTTTCGGGATCGATGGGTTGATGAACCTGATTCACAAGCTTACCGGCAAACCTCCCTACTCCAAAGAGCCGGCACTCAGCCTCCCGGTGGTTGCCATCTTCCGCGGCACTGTGGACACCTTCCTCGACGCTATCGTCATTCTGGGTGCGGGGATTTTGGTTCTTGTCTATCTCATCGCCGACGCGGGCGGGCTGAGCTGGGATGTCCACGCGGTCGACTCGCTTCTTTACAAAAACTACTTCTGGTGGGGGCTCGATCTGGTGGCCGACGGCCTGGTCCTGATCTACGTGGCCGGGTCCTGGTACCTGCTGGCGACGATCATCACCGGCCAGAAGCTCTTTATGGAGAACGTCGCCCGGGCTGCACTGCTTTTGGAGCTTTTCGTCAGCTGGATGGTTTGGAGCCACCATCTGCTGGCCGACCAGCCCCAGCCCGAGATGATGAAACTGGTTTCGGGCGAGATGGTGACGGCTTTCGAGCTGCTGACCCAGGGGCTGGCGCTCTTTATCACGCTGGTGACGCTCTGGAAAGCGCGCCCGCTTAAAATGACGCCGGAATTGGCCTATCTGCTGGGCGGTCTGGTGGGATTCGGCCTGGCGGTTCCCGCAGGTATCATCCAGGCCGATATGGGCCTCAACCGTGTGCTGCACAATACCCAGTGGATCAGTTTCGCCCACTTTCACATCGCGTTGATCGTAGGGCTCTACATGACGCTTTACAGCGCACTGTACGTGCTCTGGCCACTGGTCACCAACAACACGAAGCTCTTCAGCAAGAAGCTGACCTGGGCCCACTTCTGGCTCTATCTGATCGGCGGGGTCGGCATGGGTGCCTTCGCCGGCATGGCGGGGCTTGACGGTATGCTGCGCCGCCATCTCTATGTGGACGGCGAGTTTGGCGGCCTGATGATCCTGGCGGCCATCTTCGGCTCGATGGTGCTTATCGCCTGGTTCCTTTTCCTCTACAACATCGTCATGAGCGTAGGGCTCAAGGGACTCATCGGCATCTTCAAACCGGCCAACAACGACATCGCGAGTTACGGTATCGAAGAGGAGCCCGAACCGGCTCCCGCCGCCGTCAAAGCTTAA